A stretch of the Methanofervidicoccus abyssi genome encodes the following:
- a CDS encoding DUF356 domain-containing protein codes for MVLLLIRGDNYKKIKNALADIHRHGKLTILGKPRIIVPEAADEILKYILGTIKKPCKRACLVRIQESAPKAIDRIRKIHPPAHIVVISEKYEPYYYLMRDLPKMPVLKGFYKSKKKEKEKNNDKQ; via the coding sequence ATGGTTTTACTGTTGATAAGAGGAGATAACTACAAGAAGATCAAAAACGCCCTTGCAGATATTCACAGACATGGAAAACTTACAATCCTTGGAAAACCGAGAATTATAGTCCCGGAGGCTGCTGATGAGATTTTAAAATATATACTGGGGACGATTAAAAAACCATGTAAGAGAGCCTGTCTCGTTAGAATACAGGAGAGTGCTCCAAAGGCAATTGACAGAATAAGGAAGATTCATCCTCCTGCACATATAGTAGTGATAAGTGAAAAATACGAACCTTATTACTATCTAATGAGAGATCTACCCAAGATGCCTGTGTTAAAGGGTTTCTACAAGAGTAAAAAGAAGGAAAAGGAGAAAAATAACGATAAACAATAA
- a CDS encoding translin family protein has product MGKIDLLEYFEKKDSTREEILKIAREIVRNCAMNIRHVQKMKKEEISFEVIDKLKKLEELTKEYYDFGKYLNLPQQEYVEFQIFYSIVFEDKYLEYHELEVEVKPENYVLGICDVVGELRRMILESIKNDDIKNAEKYYRFMEKIYDEIIRYDYYHVIEGLRKKQDICRGILEKTYGDLVTFVENLKLREELGKHRD; this is encoded by the coding sequence ATGGGAAAAATAGATCTACTCGAGTACTTTGAAAAAAAGGATAGCACTAGGGAGGAGATACTGAAGATCGCCAGGGAGATTGTAAGGAACTGTGCTATGAATATTCGCCATGTTCAGAAGATGAAAAAGGAGGAGATCTCTTTTGAAGTGATAGATAAACTTAAAAAGTTGGAAGAATTAACTAAGGAGTATTACGATTTTGGAAAGTATCTAAATTTACCTCAGCAGGAGTATGTAGAGTTTCAGATCTTCTACAGTATAGTATTTGAGGATAAATATTTAGAGTACCATGAACTGGAGGTGGAAGTTAAACCTGAAAACTACGTCTTAGGGATCTGCGATGTAGTGGGGGAGTTGAGGAGGATGATATTGGAGTCCATAAAAAATGACGATATTAAGAATGCCGAGAAGTACTACAGGTTCATGGAAAAGATATACGATGAGATAATAAGGTACGACTACTACCATGTAATTGAAGGTTTAAGGAAAAAACAGGACATATGTAGGGGTATCTTGGAGAAAACCTACGGAGATTTAGTAACCTTCGTTGAAAATCTAAAGTTAAGGGAGGAACTTGGGAAACACAGAGACTAA
- a CDS encoding Nif3-like dinuclear metal center hexameric protein — protein MLAKNVISIIEEFAPPHLAIEGDNIGLQVGRDLEKPIEKIGVALDPSLQVIKRAWKEGVDFLFTHHPLLKDGIKTFDSVIYEKLKILISRDIILYSAHTNLDICEGGLNDSLAKLYNLKDTKYLYENGLGRVGIYEGSLQEILDITEKYICKNPTVINSKVVEDRDTLRVAVLSGYGLSQKNIEYVSKIAEVYISGDLTHHSKILAEDLNLCIIDGGHYGTEVYGLRYFSKYLKEILEVKIVTLDF, from the coding sequence ATGCTGGCAAAAAATGTAATATCTATCATTGAGGAATTTGCCCCTCCCCATCTGGCAATAGAGGGAGACAATATAGGTCTTCAGGTAGGGAGAGATTTGGAGAAACCTATAGAGAAGATAGGAGTAGCGTTGGATCCCTCGTTACAGGTTATCAAAAGAGCCTGGAAGGAAGGTGTAGATTTTTTATTTACTCACCATCCACTTTTAAAAGATGGTATAAAAACCTTCGATAGTGTAATCTACGAAAAACTGAAAATATTAATAAGTAGGGATATTATACTTTACTCCGCCCATACCAATTTAGATATCTGTGAAGGAGGATTAAATGACTCCTTAGCAAAACTCTACAACTTAAAGGATACTAAATATCTATACGAGAACGGACTGGGAAGAGTAGGAATCTACGAGGGTAGCTTACAGGAGATACTGGATATTACAGAGAAGTATATATGTAAAAACCCAACAGTTATAAACAGTAAAGTTGTAGAAGATAGAGATACCTTGAGAGTGGCAGTACTTTCAGGTTATGGATTATCACAGAAAAATATAGAATACGTATCTAAGATAGCAGAGGTTTATATATCAGGTGATCTAACGCACCACTCAAAGATACTGGCGGAAGATCTCAATCTCTGTATTATAGATGGAGGACACTACGGTACTGAGGTCTATGGGCTGAGGTATTTTTCAAAATATCTTAAGGAGATATTAGAAGTGAAGATAGTGACCTTAGATTTTTAA
- the tfrB gene encoding fumarate reductase (CoM/CoB) subunit TfrB has product MGLITITVNRNGILEKYTVPDGITVLEALEYINSNYKEGILYRSSCRSGQCGSCAMTINGEPRLACKTKVEDGMIISPLEGFNVVKDLIIDRSPYYRKMQDLRNYLQWHEDMNIPTITSKDIKEFKGVRNCIDCLCCLSICPARKFSQYPGPTFMRQLARFAFDPRDKGEREKEAYFENLHNCTTCAKCVEVCPKEIDIVHRAIERLRELAFKKGYYLRNHLTVRENILKGNRSVKKEKRSFLEEIKEEYIVDKEKMRLAFFTGCLVDYRLQHVGRSAIKVLNAHGISLVIPKEQVCCGSPLFRTGQRDLAEKLKKKNLKVFNNLDVDGVVTVCAGCGSTLKRDYKEREFQVMDITQVLDKVPMEYKPLDVKVTYHDPCHLKRGQGIYLEPRRILKRIPKLKFVEMEIPDQCCGAGGGVRSGKPKVSYAIGKRKVRMIYKTGADYVITVCPFCEYHIKDTLEKFREGKNYLKVEVMNIVSLLDRVI; this is encoded by the coding sequence ATGGGATTGATAACTATAACTGTAAATAGAAATGGGATTCTCGAAAAATACACAGTTCCAGATGGTATAACGGTATTGGAAGCCTTAGAATATATCAACAGTAACTACAAGGAGGGTATCCTATACAGGTCCTCCTGTAGATCCGGGCAGTGTGGAAGTTGTGCAATGACTATAAACGGTGAGCCAAGATTAGCCTGTAAAACCAAGGTAGAAGATGGAATGATAATATCCCCCTTAGAGGGATTCAACGTAGTGAAAGATCTGATAATTGATAGATCTCCCTACTACAGGAAGATGCAGGACTTAAGAAATTACCTACAATGGCATGAAGATATGAATATACCTACGATCACCTCTAAGGATATAAAAGAGTTTAAAGGTGTGAGAAACTGTATAGACTGCCTATGCTGTCTTTCCATATGTCCTGCTAGGAAGTTTTCTCAGTATCCAGGACCTACGTTTATGAGACAACTGGCCAGATTTGCATTTGATCCAAGAGATAAAGGAGAGAGGGAGAAAGAGGCCTACTTTGAGAACCTCCATAACTGCACCACCTGTGCCAAGTGCGTCGAGGTATGTCCTAAGGAGATAGATATCGTCCATAGGGCTATAGAGAGATTGAGAGAACTGGCCTTTAAAAAGGGATACTACTTAAGAAACCATTTAACAGTTAGAGAGAATATATTGAAGGGCAACAGATCTGTAAAGAAAGAGAAGAGATCTTTCTTAGAGGAGATAAAGGAGGAGTATATAGTAGATAAGGAGAAGATGAGGCTGGCATTCTTCACAGGATGTTTAGTTGATTACAGGTTACAGCATGTAGGTAGGAGTGCTATAAAGGTACTTAATGCCCATGGCATATCTCTTGTAATACCTAAAGAGCAGGTGTGTTGTGGATCCCCCCTCTTCAGGACTGGACAGAGGGATCTTGCAGAAAAGTTGAAGAAGAAAAATCTTAAGGTGTTCAACAATTTAGATGTGGATGGAGTAGTTACTGTATGTGCTGGATGTGGTAGCACCCTAAAGAGGGATTATAAAGAGAGAGAATTCCAAGTAATGGACATAACTCAGGTGTTAGATAAAGTACCTATGGAGTATAAACCTTTGGATGTTAAAGTGACTTATCATGATCCATGTCACCTGAAAAGAGGACAGGGAATATACTTAGAACCTAGGAGGATATTAAAGAGAATACCTAAATTGAAGTTCGTAGAAATGGAAATACCTGATCAATGTTGTGGTGCTGGAGGAGGTGTTAGAAGTGGAAAACCAAAGGTGTCATATGCTATAGGAAAAAGAAAGGTTAGGATGATATATAAAACTGGAGCAGATTATGTTATTACAGTATGTCCCTTCTGTGAATACCATATAAAAGATACCTTGGAGAAATTCAGGGAAGGAAAGAATTATTTAAAAGTTGAGGTGATGAATATAGTCTCCCTTTTGGATAGGGTTATATAA
- the hemA gene encoding glutamyl-tRNA reductase, which produces MILFKADYKKYSVSQLEMLRFKEEDFYRRYDHCVLLQTCNRVEVYFDPNFVNLENLKMDFKDFELIKGKDAIIHLLRLASGLESMIIGEDQILGQIKKSYYTAKKYGKTTKYLDTVFLKSIHTGQRARSETKINKGRVSIASAAIELLEKNVELKNKNILVVGAGEIGTLVGKVLIEKNIKAIFVANRTYERAERLAKKLGGMAVHFDKLKEALNFCDVIICATASPHKILDKDTLKDVKGEKIIVDIANPRDVDDNVRELPNVKLYTIDDLRLVSKENLEKRKKEIPIVEKIIEEEFSILQRKLEKLNFEHLIKDYRNYIENIRNRELKKALKMIRSGKDPEKIIVKFSEVFANRLLHDFIEAVYSNKVDKEVIKDMITLLKSKIQ; this is translated from the coding sequence ATGATACTGTTTAAGGCTGATTATAAAAAATATTCTGTTTCCCAGTTAGAAATGTTAAGATTTAAAGAAGAAGACTTCTATAGAAGATACGATCACTGTGTATTACTCCAAACCTGTAATAGAGTAGAGGTTTATTTCGACCCAAACTTCGTGAACTTAGAAAATTTAAAGATGGACTTCAAAGACTTTGAATTGATAAAGGGAAAGGACGCTATTATCCACCTGCTTAGGTTGGCTTCTGGGCTTGAATCAATGATAATTGGGGAAGATCAAATACTTGGACAGATCAAGAAGAGTTATTACACTGCGAAAAAGTACGGAAAAACCACAAAATATTTAGATACCGTATTCCTAAAGAGCATCCATACAGGCCAGAGGGCAAGATCTGAAACCAAGATTAATAAGGGAAGGGTGTCTATAGCAAGTGCTGCCATAGAACTCTTAGAGAAAAACGTGGAACTGAAGAATAAAAATATATTAGTTGTAGGTGCTGGAGAGATAGGAACCCTCGTAGGTAAGGTTCTCATCGAGAAAAACATCAAAGCTATATTCGTAGCAAATAGAACCTATGAGAGGGCTGAGAGACTTGCAAAGAAACTGGGAGGAATGGCCGTACATTTTGATAAACTGAAAGAAGCTCTAAACTTCTGTGATGTAATTATATGTGCTACAGCATCTCCCCATAAGATATTGGACAAAGATACACTCAAAGATGTTAAAGGGGAGAAGATAATTGTGGATATTGCAAATCCAAGGGATGTAGATGACAACGTAAGAGAACTTCCAAATGTTAAACTCTATACTATAGACGATTTAAGACTAGTATCCAAGGAGAACTTGGAGAAGAGGAAAAAGGAGATACCTATTGTGGAAAAGATCATAGAAGAGGAGTTTTCCATACTTCAAAGAAAACTTGAAAAACTTAACTTTGAACATCTTATAAAGGACTACAGAAATTATATAGAGAATATCAGGAATAGAGAATTGAAAAAGGCTTTGAAGATGATAAGAAGTGGAAAAGATCCAGAGAAGATTATAGTTAAATTTTCAGAAGTTTTTGCAAATAGACTGCTACATGACTTTATTGAAGCTGTTTACAGTAACAAAGTAGATAAGGAAGTTATAAAGGATATGATCACATTGTTAAAGAGTAAAATTCAATGA